In a genomic window of Gloeocapsopsis dulcis:
- a CDS encoding GNAT family N-acetyltransferase, which yields MSLYRFQKSFADPTLSERLFTLLETVFPGLDLSNLAKSTRAMGAPWETASTPFIRFDDDIAIAHVGVLEIPLQIMGESVTVGGIHAVATHPEYRRRGYYREIMREVLDYCDRRYETLVLTTSQPELYEPFGFRVVEEHKFIKQCDAKGNGDRLQLLNLSDSNDVKLLHRLLKTRIPVSNVVGVLPQQEKALFCVNEATRPLYYAEDLNVIICMEIEDTQLKLFDVVGTNIPTLDALLAQIPQLIKEIIVYFSPDRLNSTFQAIPHVLDEALLMVRGKFAAEGDLFMLPRSARC from the coding sequence ATGAGTTTATATCGCTTTCAGAAGTCGTTTGCAGATCCTACTCTTAGCGAACGATTATTTACCTTACTAGAAACGGTATTTCCTGGTTTAGATTTAAGCAACTTAGCCAAATCTACGAGGGCAATGGGCGCACCTTGGGAAACTGCATCTACTCCATTTATCCGGTTTGACGATGATATCGCGATCGCGCACGTAGGCGTTTTAGAAATTCCGCTTCAAATTATGGGGGAGAGTGTAACAGTAGGAGGAATTCACGCGGTGGCGACGCATCCTGAATATCGTCGCCGTGGTTACTATCGAGAAATCATGAGGGAAGTGCTGGATTATTGCGATCGCCGCTATGAAACATTAGTGCTAACAACATCACAACCAGAATTGTATGAACCTTTTGGTTTTCGCGTCGTAGAAGAACATAAGTTTATCAAGCAGTGTGATGCAAAAGGAAATGGTGATCGCTTGCAATTATTAAATCTTTCCGACTCGAATGATGTCAAACTGCTACATCGACTTTTAAAAACTCGTATACCTGTCTCGAATGTTGTCGGTGTTTTGCCGCAGCAGGAGAAAGCTTTATTTTGTGTAAATGAAGCAACTCGTCCTCTGTATTATGCAGAAGATTTGAATGTCATTATTTGTATGGAGATTGAAGATACTCAACTCAAGCTTTTTGATGTAGTAGGAACTAATATTCCCACACTAGATGCACTTTTGGCACAAATTCCCCAGCTTATTAAGGAGATTATAGTGTATTTTAGTCCCGATCGCCTAAATTCAACTTTTCAAGCCATTCCACACGTACTAGACGAGGCATTGTTGATGGTTCGTGGTAAGTTTGCGGCAGAAGGTGATTTGTTTATGTTGCCGCGTTCTGCACGTTGCTGA
- a CDS encoding VOC family protein: MITGINHITLTVKNLEESFRFYQEVLGFRPIAKWKKGSYFLAGDLWFCLIQNKNIYTDELDYTHIAFTVSEQNFEAMSSRIKHSQAKIWQENTSEGASLYFTDPNNHKLEIHASDLATRIKTAKEKPWEGLEFYV; the protein is encoded by the coding sequence ATGATTACTGGCATTAATCACATTACTTTAACTGTTAAAAACTTAGAAGAATCCTTCAGATTTTATCAAGAAGTTTTAGGTTTTAGACCTATAGCTAAATGGAAAAAAGGATCTTACTTCCTTGCAGGAGACTTGTGGTTTTGCCTTATTCAAAATAAAAATATTTACACAGACGAACTTGATTATACACACATTGCTTTTACAGTTTCTGAACAAAATTTTGAAGCAATGAGTAGCCGTATAAAACATTCTCAAGCAAAAATTTGGCAGGAAAATACTAGTGAAGGTGCTTCTCTCTACTTTACAGATCCAAACAATCATAAACTAGAAATTCATGCATCAGATTTAGCAACAAGAATTAAAACAGCTAAGGAAAAACCTTGGGAGGGATTAGAGTTCTATGTTTAG